From Deferrisoma camini S3R1, the proteins below share one genomic window:
- a CDS encoding helix-turn-helix transcriptional regulator, which translates to MASTQLIRQWTLLQELAVSRFGRTAAELARAAEASARTVRRDLADLEAAGFPVERLRDGREVRYRLAHTKALPQIPLDLHEALALHQAALTASLFHTAAFHEPLESALRKILRTLPERVRNHLGRVSAAWSHRSPASSRAGLLHTLRVLSEQAAARCRVRMRYHNLEAELRDRVVDPYLLRQHNTDVYLLAHCHFRSEVRLFHTERILEVEPLDEEYQMPPGFDPDRVFAESLGVFLGPAGHAVVRFTGWAARYVMHRPLHPDQQVLERADGHVVVRVPVRGHAEITQAVLRFGDRAELLGPPDLRAHVAQQVRTLAERYSRDGEDGQ; encoded by the coding sequence ATGGCTTCCACCCAGCTCATCCGTCAGTGGACACTTCTCCAGGAGCTCGCGGTCTCCCGGTTCGGCCGCACCGCCGCCGAGCTGGCCCGGGCCGCCGAGGCGTCGGCCCGCACCGTGCGCCGCGACCTGGCCGACCTGGAGGCGGCCGGGTTCCCGGTCGAGCGCCTCCGCGACGGCCGGGAGGTGCGCTACCGCCTGGCCCACACCAAGGCCCTGCCCCAGATCCCCCTGGACCTCCACGAGGCCCTGGCCCTGCACCAGGCCGCGCTCACCGCCTCGCTGTTCCACACCGCGGCCTTCCACGAGCCCCTCGAGTCGGCCCTGCGCAAGATCCTCCGGACCCTGCCCGAACGCGTGCGCAACCACCTGGGCCGGGTGTCGGCCGCCTGGTCCCACCGATCGCCGGCCTCGTCCCGGGCGGGCCTGCTCCACACCCTGCGCGTCCTGTCCGAGCAGGCCGCGGCCCGCTGCCGGGTGCGGATGCGCTACCACAACCTGGAGGCCGAGCTGCGCGACCGGGTGGTGGACCCCTACCTCCTGCGCCAGCACAACACCGACGTGTACCTGCTGGCCCACTGCCACTTCCGGAGTGAGGTGCGCCTGTTCCACACCGAGCGGATCCTCGAGGTCGAGCCCTTGGACGAGGAGTACCAGATGCCCCCCGGGTTCGACCCGGACCGGGTGTTCGCCGAGAGCCTGGGCGTGTTCCTGGGCCCGGCCGGCCACGCCGTGGTGCGCTTTACCGGCTGGGCCGCCCGGTACGTCATGCACCGCCCCCTCCACCCGGACCAGCAAGTGCTGGAGCGCGCCGACGGCCACGTGGTCGTCCGGGTGCCGGTCCGGGGCCACGCCGAGATCACCCAGGCCGTGCTCCGCTTCGGCGACCGGGCCGAGCTCCTGGGCCCGCCGGACCTGCGCGCCCACGTGGCCCAACAGGTTCGCACCCTGGCGGAGCGGTACAGCCGGGACGGGGAGGATGGGCAGTGA
- the cas6 gene encoding type I-MYXAN CRISPR-associated protein Cas6/Cmx6 encodes MTVEPKVDLGFQLLGQTLPVDHGYLLYAAISRILPRWHDMTGVGMALVRGRYIGQGLLDISPRSELVLRVPAGLISEVLPLAGKSLDIAGHAVRVGVPVTRALAPAATLYAHLVTTRNGHDQARFEDEIRRQAGALGVKGKLTIGQRRTFAVHRKQVVGYSVLASELTAEESIELQESGLGGRRKMGCGVFEVWKG; translated from the coding sequence ATGACCGTTGAACCGAAAGTGGATCTTGGTTTTCAGCTCCTGGGGCAAACATTGCCCGTGGACCACGGCTATCTCCTCTATGCGGCCATCAGTCGCATCTTGCCCCGGTGGCACGACATGACCGGAGTGGGGATGGCGCTGGTTCGAGGGCGGTACATCGGGCAGGGCTTGCTCGACATCTCGCCACGCTCGGAACTGGTGCTGCGGGTGCCCGCAGGCCTCATCTCAGAAGTCTTGCCGCTGGCCGGCAAAAGCCTCGACATTGCCGGCCACGCCGTTCGGGTGGGTGTCCCCGTCACCCGTGCCCTGGCGCCAGCGGCCACCCTGTACGCCCACCTCGTCACCACACGGAACGGGCACGACCAGGCCCGATTCGAGGACGAGATCCGGCGCCAGGCCGGCGCACTCGGTGTGAAAGGGAAACTCACGATCGGGCAACGCAGGACCTTCGCCGTCCACCGCAAGCAGGTGGTCGGCTACTCTGTGCTGGCCAGCGAACTCACGGCGGAGGAGTCTATCGAACTGCAAGAAAGCGGGCTCGGGGGGAGGCGGAAGATGGGGTGCGGGGTGTTCGAGGTGTGGAAGGGATGA
- a CDS encoding CRISPR-associated helicase/endonuclease Cas3 translates to MTVTSPPVVLAKKPRERTSPRPEETLVGHTASALACFTKMFGRAHAPTRLAQLWLAFFRVPKVLWPAFWRNGPLAVALHDVGKANSGFQGMLLRGKPQVLWHDHLGAMLLGWDEIGRWFGSLPEIDGDLVRSVVAAHHLRSAFETFGERLDADRDAFEPIWPGILDVLEVAARTVDAAPPTFDLRDGFWSLGGPRGFDCTPLRKATKDMLRKLRRALGRDENRARLLWAVRSAVILADSAGSGLVREGHDIAEWLDEAFSPRLVLDGAYIEREVIEPRVREIKEKKGSFQWSGFQVAADDLPARALLLAPCGSGKTLAAWRWIRAQLDRRPASRVLFLYPTRATATEGFRDYVSWAPEADARLLTGTAAYELEGMFENPADPRSGKNFTDEDRLFALAFWHRRIFSATVDQFFGFLQHVYKSTCLLPLLADSVVVIDEVHSFDRSLFSALKGFLQTFDVPVLCMTATLPANRRAELVGACGLTPFPAEAQDFPDLAAKAKMPRYRTKRIDRDDAPMIVQEALDQGKRVLWVVNTVSRCQQLALTHRALCYHSRYRLRDRKKRHREVVDAFQAGSGPVLAVTTQVCEMSLDLDAHVLVSEDAPVTSLIQRMGRCNRHAEPGAGSLGEVFLYEPEDWNPYSPEDLAGTAEFVAAVDGRCVSQEELEELLERHGPKGVQPDTYTAFLLSGPWAVSGEERLRDARDHSVPSILRGDLPEYFDLKRSGEPVDGLVVPAPRRLVRPDTRLGRLYQVAPSENYDPQYGLLDSPQVVIE, encoded by the coding sequence ATGACCGTTACGAGTCCGCCGGTTGTTCTCGCCAAGAAGCCGCGGGAGAGAACCTCACCACGGCCCGAGGAAACCCTGGTCGGCCACACCGCCAGCGCTTTGGCGTGTTTCACCAAAATGTTCGGGCGCGCTCACGCCCCGACTCGCCTCGCCCAGCTCTGGTTGGCGTTCTTTCGGGTCCCGAAGGTACTTTGGCCGGCCTTCTGGCGGAACGGGCCCCTTGCGGTCGCTCTCCACGACGTGGGGAAAGCCAACTCCGGATTTCAGGGCATGCTTCTGAGGGGTAAACCCCAGGTCCTCTGGCACGACCACTTGGGTGCCATGCTCCTTGGATGGGACGAGATAGGACGTTGGTTCGGCAGCCTACCGGAAATCGACGGTGACCTGGTGCGTAGCGTCGTCGCGGCACACCACCTGCGGTCGGCCTTCGAAACGTTCGGGGAGCGCCTCGATGCGGACCGGGACGCCTTCGAGCCGATCTGGCCTGGAATCCTTGACGTGCTCGAAGTCGCGGCCCGAACGGTCGATGCAGCGCCGCCCACGTTTGATCTTCGCGACGGCTTCTGGTCGTTGGGGGGACCCCGAGGGTTCGATTGTACGCCGCTGCGCAAAGCGACCAAAGACATGCTCCGGAAGCTTCGGCGGGCACTGGGTCGGGACGAAAACCGTGCGCGGCTCCTCTGGGCCGTTCGCTCTGCGGTGATTCTCGCAGACAGTGCCGGATCCGGCCTCGTGCGCGAGGGGCACGACATCGCGGAGTGGCTCGACGAGGCATTCTCTCCTCGGCTCGTCCTCGACGGTGCCTACATCGAACGCGAGGTGATCGAGCCCCGTGTCAGGGAGATCAAGGAGAAGAAGGGGAGTTTTCAGTGGAGCGGCTTCCAGGTCGCCGCAGACGACCTGCCGGCCCGGGCGCTCTTGCTAGCCCCCTGCGGCAGCGGGAAAACCCTGGCGGCCTGGCGGTGGATCCGGGCTCAACTCGACCGGCGGCCCGCCTCCCGCGTGCTCTTCCTCTACCCGACCCGAGCCACGGCCACCGAGGGGTTTCGCGACTACGTCTCCTGGGCGCCCGAGGCGGATGCTCGCCTCCTGACGGGTACCGCTGCCTACGAGCTCGAAGGCATGTTCGAGAACCCAGCGGACCCTCGGTCGGGCAAGAATTTCACCGACGAGGACCGCCTCTTCGCCCTTGCCTTTTGGCACCGCCGCATCTTCAGCGCCACGGTCGACCAGTTCTTCGGGTTTCTCCAGCACGTATACAAGTCCACCTGCCTCCTGCCGCTCCTGGCCGACAGCGTGGTCGTGATCGACGAGGTGCACAGCTTCGACCGGAGTCTTTTCTCCGCCCTGAAAGGGTTCCTGCAAACTTTCGACGTGCCCGTGCTCTGCATGACCGCAACCTTGCCAGCCAACCGCCGCGCCGAGTTGGTGGGGGCCTGCGGCCTGACGCCGTTCCCCGCCGAAGCACAAGACTTCCCGGACCTTGCGGCAAAGGCGAAGATGCCCCGCTATCGCACGAAACGCATCGACCGAGACGACGCGCCGATGATCGTGCAGGAGGCCCTGGACCAGGGCAAGCGCGTGCTCTGGGTCGTGAACACCGTATCCCGCTGCCAGCAGTTGGCTTTGACTCACCGGGCCCTCTGCTATCACAGCCGGTACCGGCTGCGCGACCGCAAGAAGCGACACCGCGAGGTGGTCGACGCGTTTCAGGCGGGCAGCGGGCCCGTGCTGGCGGTCACGACCCAGGTGTGCGAGATGAGCCTTGACCTCGACGCCCATGTCCTCGTTTCGGAGGATGCCCCGGTCACGAGCCTCATCCAGCGCATGGGGCGATGCAACCGCCACGCTGAGCCGGGGGCGGGATCTCTCGGAGAGGTCTTCCTGTACGAACCCGAGGATTGGAACCCCTACTCCCCCGAGGACCTGGCCGGCACCGCCGAGTTCGTGGCAGCCGTGGACGGCCGTTGCGTGAGCCAGGAGGAGTTGGAGGAACTACTGGAGAGGCACGGCCCGAAGGGCGTGCAGCCTGACACCTACACGGCCTTCCTACTGAGCGGGCCCTGGGCCGTGAGCGGGGAGGAGCGACTCCGCGACGCCCGGGATCATTCGGTGCCGTCGATCCTACGGGGCGACCTTCCTGAGTATTTCGACCTGAAGCGATCAGGAGAGCCGGTTGACGGCCTTGTCGTACCGGCACCCCGTCGGCTGGTGCGCCCCGATACCCGCCTCGGCCGGCTCTACCAGGTGGCACCCTCCGAGAACTACGACCCGCAGTATGGGCTCCTCGACAGTCCGCAGGTGGTGATCGAATGA
- the cmx8 gene encoding type I-MYXAN CRISPR-associated protein Cmx8, with protein sequence MTTARFEGNEGKTLVLEYDLFDLPTAQHKAGLAGLLLVVESMKRRGLAPRPEVDVGATSATVRTSREGFQALFDDLYDAEWVETESRQKWPGKTPKRTEEREVGTSDKPKKEKRFIYDVVQPRGRFLRAFYPPGAESWVKLWRDMIWNTQRSRPRARRVYDERADGKPSSLGGLWAEFEKSAKDRVRGRTRTTGFGGSLFVGAQDSNAERVSFKGTVEETLLLHFWPAIAAIYAPSRLKIDRGQEGLQAKSEDAGYLVVIPEPGHLEDFVADSISALGSLDPAARGNDYRPKAARIDVPAEGGLEYLYHLAMHRTAGRELADLLVAVEIYHLEKRGNNVRMLAADRLAPRRRLLEQYERLREQWANPLYKAVRLSNLLADAPWFQGFDRCFAENPWQMFVHTKETPAWPRFFGRDVRDVLATIEERDSSRKGEDDMSEEERIDALALRVHRLIRGYVNARTEERSGKKYKDFKNNRDDKGRVIYPKEYREAREKVCSDAFLAMRGRRDQDFVEYFTGTICSVPHYLPEDDYLAVAQALLADWQTVKTLSMLALSASSFLASETPAIQEDAS encoded by the coding sequence ATGACGACGGCTCGCTTTGAAGGCAACGAGGGAAAGACCCTCGTCCTGGAGTACGACCTCTTCGACCTTCCAACGGCCCAGCACAAGGCCGGGCTCGCGGGACTCTTGCTCGTGGTCGAGTCGATGAAACGCCGCGGGCTGGCGCCGCGGCCAGAGGTGGACGTTGGCGCAACGTCGGCGACGGTACGAACGAGCCGAGAGGGCTTTCAGGCGCTTTTCGATGACTTGTACGATGCGGAATGGGTGGAGACCGAATCGCGCCAGAAATGGCCAGGAAAAACGCCAAAGCGAACCGAAGAACGAGAGGTGGGCACGAGCGATAAACCAAAGAAGGAGAAGCGTTTCATCTATGACGTCGTGCAACCGCGGGGCAGGTTCCTGCGGGCATTCTACCCGCCTGGGGCGGAATCATGGGTGAAGCTCTGGCGCGACATGATCTGGAACACCCAACGCAGCCGACCGAGGGCCCGGCGCGTTTACGACGAACGCGCCGACGGGAAACCCTCGTCCCTCGGTGGGCTGTGGGCCGAGTTCGAGAAGTCGGCCAAAGACAGAGTTCGGGGCCGCACGCGGACCACCGGCTTCGGGGGCTCCCTTTTTGTCGGTGCCCAAGACTCGAACGCAGAGCGCGTCTCTTTCAAAGGCACGGTGGAGGAGACCCTCCTCCTCCACTTCTGGCCCGCCATCGCGGCGATCTACGCCCCCAGTCGGCTGAAAATCGATCGCGGGCAAGAGGGCCTCCAAGCCAAATCGGAGGACGCAGGCTATCTCGTGGTGATACCTGAACCCGGGCACTTGGAAGATTTCGTGGCCGACTCCATCAGCGCGCTCGGCTCGCTGGACCCCGCGGCCAGGGGGAACGACTACCGGCCGAAAGCGGCTCGGATCGACGTGCCCGCCGAAGGAGGGTTGGAGTACCTCTACCACCTTGCCATGCACCGCACGGCGGGTCGTGAGTTGGCCGACCTGCTGGTCGCCGTGGAGATCTACCACCTGGAAAAACGAGGGAACAACGTAAGGATGCTCGCCGCCGACCGGCTCGCACCCCGGCGGCGCCTCTTGGAGCAGTACGAACGGCTCCGCGAACAGTGGGCGAACCCGCTGTACAAGGCGGTGAGGCTGTCGAACCTGCTGGCCGACGCGCCCTGGTTCCAGGGGTTCGACAGGTGTTTCGCCGAGAACCCCTGGCAGATGTTTGTCCATACGAAGGAGACGCCAGCGTGGCCCCGCTTCTTCGGTCGCGATGTGAGGGACGTATTGGCAACGATCGAAGAGCGAGACTCATCCAGGAAGGGAGAAGACGACATGAGCGAAGAGGAACGGATCGACGCACTGGCGCTGCGGGTGCATCGGCTCATTCGAGGCTACGTCAACGCCCGCACGGAAGAGAGGTCCGGGAAGAAGTACAAGGATTTCAAGAATAACCGGGACGACAAAGGCCGGGTGATTTACCCGAAGGAGTACCGCGAAGCCAGAGAGAAGGTCTGCTCGGACGCCTTTCTCGCCATGCGCGGCCGGCGCGACCAGGACTTCGTGGAGTACTTCACCGGCACGATCTGCTCGGTCCCCCATTATCTCCCCGAGGACGACTATCTCGCCGTCGCCCAGGCACTGCTCGCCGACTGGCAGACTGTGAAGACGCTCTCGATGCTTGCTCTCTCGGCGAGTTCCTTTCTTGCCTCAGAAACCCCTGCCATCCAGGAGGATGCATCATGA
- a CDS encoding CRISPR-associated protein Cas8: MNLFATVLTYAAPSANYRGESAENRAVIQKITKGRFEYAIISPEAIRNALRETLRKLGLPCNRSRLDDEEQLAVEFQDYPDSGRFADDFFMGWMIAPKPQERKKILDAVAKSPHRSSQPFTFKRDSVLRMNMAVALEPYRHDSVFTQSPLNAGKSPWKNATSSQLLHRETAYTAYQFPFALNLEDCRVKPHWTRTLLRAIGQLNEVAGNHARSYFEMAPASIVVRLTPSLVAGFNTYGFEIAEDGRHVLPEIEQGLLAGETADEADFPGGEFYLGGKVVRDMDEATVKELQNRGVTLDRSPQRLLERVADAALPSS; this comes from the coding sequence ATGAACCTCTTCGCCACTGTACTCACCTACGCCGCCCCCAGCGCCAACTACCGAGGCGAGTCCGCCGAGAACCGCGCGGTGATCCAGAAGATCACGAAGGGGCGCTTCGAGTACGCCATCATCTCTCCAGAGGCCATCCGGAACGCGCTGAGGGAGACATTGCGTAAATTAGGGCTGCCCTGTAACCGGAGTCGCCTCGACGACGAGGAGCAACTCGCCGTAGAGTTCCAGGACTACCCGGATAGTGGCCGCTTCGCGGATGATTTCTTCATGGGCTGGATGATCGCCCCAAAGCCCCAAGAACGTAAGAAGATCCTCGACGCTGTAGCGAAGTCTCCGCACCGGTCAAGCCAACCCTTCACGTTCAAACGCGACTCTGTTCTTCGAATGAACATGGCCGTCGCCCTGGAGCCTTACCGTCACGACAGCGTGTTCACCCAATCGCCGCTCAACGCCGGCAAGAGCCCTTGGAAGAACGCTACCAGCTCCCAACTCCTGCATCGGGAGACCGCCTACACCGCATACCAGTTCCCGTTCGCCCTGAACCTGGAGGACTGCCGCGTAAAACCTCACTGGACCCGGACGCTGCTGCGGGCAATCGGACAACTGAACGAAGTTGCAGGCAACCACGCCCGTAGCTATTTCGAGATGGCGCCCGCTAGCATCGTGGTTCGGCTCACCCCAAGCCTGGTTGCCGGCTTCAACACCTACGGCTTCGAGATCGCCGAGGACGGGCGCCACGTGCTCCCTGAGATCGAACAGGGCCTTTTGGCCGGCGAGACAGCCGACGAAGCGGACTTCCCCGGAGGCGAGTTCTACCTTGGTGGCAAGGTCGTCCGGGACATGGACGAGGCCACGGTGAAAGAACTGCAGAATCGGGGCGTCACGCTCGATCGAAGCCCTCAGAGGTTGCTTGAACGTGTGGCAGACGCAGCATTGCCGTCTTCCTAG
- the cas5 gene encoding type I-MYXAN CRISPR-associated protein Cas5/Cmx5/DevS — translation MLTLYLQAPFATFRHFTAGSFRPTAGFLTPSAAYGLLLNVAGIEMRIDEGREMTVVRQGLPAVRLALGALSMPIQHFVYQQLHNYPVGKDAGKNYAAGARGNKYNISPVRRAFLSGIRAYVCMDGNPELEKQVLEGVAGRGARGYGLPFLGDNSFLIDRLEAVERREPAYWFERIEGGDGEGIRPGTSRLTVTIDRANMAGTRSFLYAPTEHKTVDIPERAWTEVAYS, via the coding sequence ATGCTGACGCTCTATCTGCAGGCGCCGTTCGCGACATTCCGCCACTTCACCGCCGGGAGCTTTCGGCCCACCGCCGGCTTCCTCACACCGTCAGCGGCCTACGGGCTCCTGCTCAACGTCGCAGGCATCGAGATGCGCATAGACGAAGGCAGGGAAATGACCGTGGTCCGGCAAGGGCTCCCCGCTGTGCGACTCGCCTTGGGTGCCCTCTCGATGCCGATACAGCACTTCGTTTACCAGCAACTCCACAACTATCCTGTGGGTAAGGATGCAGGGAAGAACTATGCGGCCGGCGCCAGGGGCAACAAGTACAACATCAGCCCGGTCCGCAGGGCCTTTCTCTCTGGGATCCGTGCCTATGTTTGCATGGACGGGAACCCGGAATTGGAGAAGCAAGTTCTGGAGGGGGTGGCGGGCAGAGGGGCGAGAGGGTACGGCCTGCCCTTCCTGGGCGACAACAGCTTCCTGATCGACCGCCTGGAAGCCGTCGAACGGCGCGAACCGGCGTATTGGTTTGAACGCATCGAGGGCGGCGACGGCGAGGGTATCCGCCCCGGCACCAGCCGTCTCACCGTTACTATCGACCGCGCCAACATGGCCGGGACGAGGAGCTTCTTGTATGCTCCAACTGAACACAAAACAGTCGATATCCCGGAACGCGCGTGGACCGAGGTCGCGTATTCCTGA
- a CDS encoding addiction module protein, with amino-acid sequence MQSAKKITAADALALDIPERIRLVGDIWDSIAEVPEAVPVTDEIRAELDRRLRAYEDATEAGEPWSVVRERLLHRK; translated from the coding sequence ATGCAGTCCGCGAAGAAGATCACGGCCGCCGACGCCTTGGCGCTGGACATCCCCGAGCGCATCCGGTTGGTGGGGGACATCTGGGACAGCATCGCCGAGGTTCCGGAGGCGGTGCCCGTAACCGACGAGATACGGGCCGAACTGGACCGTCGGCTCCGGGCTTACGAGGACGCAACCGAGGCCGGCGAGCCCTGGAGCGTGGTTCGGGAGCGCCTCCTGCATCGCAAGTGA
- a CDS encoding type II toxin-antitoxin system RelE/ParE family toxin, with the protein MLRIQSEAEKDLATAYDWYEARQPGLGAEFLAEIDAVLSRIGEAPTRYPVVHRGVRRALARRFPYGVFYLIAPDAVVVIAVLHAARDPALLRRRSKSV; encoded by the coding sequence ATGCTGCGGATACAGAGCGAAGCCGAGAAAGATCTCGCCACCGCATATGACTGGTACGAGGCCCGGCAACCCGGACTTGGGGCGGAGTTCTTGGCAGAGATCGACGCGGTGCTTTCACGGATCGGGGAGGCACCCACCCGGTACCCTGTGGTCCACCGCGGCGTGCGCCGAGCACTTGCTCGGCGCTTCCCGTACGGCGTCTTCTATCTGATCGCCCCGGATGCCGTCGTCGTGATCGCCGTTCTCCACGCCGCCCGAGACCCCGCTCTTCTGCGCCGGCGCTCCAAGTCGGTCTGA
- a CDS encoding type I-MYXAN CRISPR-associated endonuclease Cas4/Cas1: protein MADAEFEDAFRSHHHAERTTDEPFIRVMALHALAYCERLFYLEEVEEIRVADANVYSGRRLHDQIDKGPDTYTVELASERLGIRGKVDAARREDGHLVVTEHKKGRSKKGVEAWPSDRLQVLAYALLLSEHRGEPVPEAVIRYHADRKTIRIPVDEKEAEAVVGAAVQRARELRAGLERPPVSVPEHQCRTCSLAPVCLPEEERFAVAGEGKAQRLFPADETRRVVHVVEQGSFVRREGDRFVVGTPDGAKKPLPARTVSALVLHGNVQVTTQVIHYCAGNDISVHWLSYGGHYVAGVAAGAGGVQRRNRQYQALCNPLLRARLAARIALAKTENQLRYLLRATRGAERGRSATVEEGIAALRAAVSGLAAQVKDLDAQESLSTDEAERQIASLRGHEGLAGRRYFELLPAVLKLQADDFLYFTGRNRRPPKDPFNALLSFGYALLYRDCVAALMTVGLEPSLGILHTPRSTAYPLALDLMELFRLIVWDVPLIGSVNRRQWTKADFDITSGQVWLNPDGRRKAIQVYESRKQEKWKHPVLGYSLSYARTLELEARLLEKEWSGQPGLFGKLRLR, encoded by the coding sequence ATGGCCGATGCCGAGTTCGAAGACGCCTTCCGCTCGCACCACCACGCCGAACGGACCACCGACGAGCCCTTCATCCGGGTGATGGCCCTGCACGCCCTGGCTTACTGCGAGCGGCTTTTCTATCTGGAAGAGGTGGAAGAAATCCGCGTCGCCGACGCCAACGTGTACTCGGGGCGGCGGCTTCACGACCAGATCGACAAGGGGCCTGATACCTATACCGTCGAGCTTGCGAGCGAGCGCCTGGGCATCCGGGGCAAGGTCGACGCGGCCCGGCGCGAAGACGGGCACCTGGTGGTCACCGAGCACAAAAAAGGGCGGTCGAAGAAAGGGGTGGAAGCGTGGCCCAGCGATCGGCTCCAGGTGCTGGCCTATGCTCTGCTCTTATCGGAACACCGGGGCGAACCCGTCCCCGAAGCCGTCATCCGCTACCACGCCGACCGGAAGACGATTCGAATCCCCGTGGATGAGAAGGAAGCCGAAGCGGTGGTCGGGGCCGCCGTCCAGAGGGCCCGCGAGTTGCGGGCGGGACTGGAGCGGCCCCCGGTTAGCGTGCCGGAACACCAGTGCCGCACCTGTTCCCTGGCCCCGGTCTGTCTTCCGGAAGAGGAACGCTTTGCCGTCGCGGGCGAGGGCAAGGCACAGCGATTGTTCCCAGCGGACGAGACCCGGCGGGTCGTCCACGTGGTGGAGCAAGGCAGCTTCGTTCGCAGAGAGGGCGACCGCTTCGTGGTCGGCACCCCGGACGGGGCCAAGAAACCCCTTCCTGCCAGGACCGTCTCGGCGTTGGTGCTGCACGGAAATGTCCAAGTGACCACCCAGGTGATCCACTACTGTGCGGGGAACGACATCAGTGTTCACTGGCTGTCGTACGGGGGCCACTATGTGGCGGGAGTAGCTGCGGGGGCAGGAGGGGTGCAACGGCGAAACCGCCAATACCAAGCTCTCTGCAACCCTTTGCTGAGGGCGCGCCTGGCTGCGCGGATCGCCCTGGCCAAAACAGAGAACCAGCTCCGTTACCTGCTGCGGGCCACCCGGGGAGCAGAAAGAGGCCGTTCGGCCACGGTCGAGGAGGGCATCGCCGCCCTGCGCGCGGCGGTATCCGGGCTGGCAGCCCAAGTGAAGGATTTGGATGCCCAGGAAAGTCTGAGCACCGACGAAGCCGAGCGGCAAATCGCCAGCCTGCGGGGTCATGAGGGGTTGGCCGGCAGGAGGTACTTCGAGTTGTTGCCGGCTGTACTCAAGCTGCAAGCGGACGATTTTCTCTATTTCACCGGTCGCAACCGCAGGCCGCCTAAAGATCCGTTCAATGCCCTTCTCTCTTTCGGGTACGCCCTGCTGTATCGCGACTGCGTGGCAGCGCTCATGACGGTCGGCCTGGAACCGTCTCTTGGGATTTTGCACACGCCGAGATCGACGGCGTACCCCCTCGCCCTCGATCTGATGGAGCTGTTTCGCTTGATCGTATGGGACGTTCCCCTGATCGGCTCGGTGAACCGCCGCCAGTGGACCAAAGCGGATTTCGATATCACCAGCGGGCAGGTGTGGCTGAATCCGGACGGTCGCCGCAAGGCCATCCAGGTGTACGAGAGCCGGAAGCAGGAGAAGTGGAAACACCCTGTTCTTGGTTACTCGTTGAGCTACGCCCGTACCCTGGAGCTGGAGGCCCGGCTCCTCGAGAAGGAGTGGAGCGGCCAGCCGGGGCTCTTCGGAAAGTTGAGGTTGCGCTGA
- the cas2 gene encoding CRISPR-associated endonuclease Cas2, translated as MGAEQHWHLVSYDIRDDRRWRRAYKILNGRGERIQYSVFRVRMSRTQLEELRWELGKILAEEDDLMIIRLCQGCAQRVIDSRGEDAWKNAPPRFEIL; from the coding sequence ATGGGCGCGGAGCAGCACTGGCATCTGGTCAGCTACGACATACGGGACGACCGGCGCTGGCGGCGTGCGTACAAGATCTTGAACGGGCGGGGCGAGCGGATCCAGTACTCCGTGTTCCGGGTGCGCATGAGCCGTACCCAGTTGGAGGAACTCCGGTGGGAACTCGGCAAGATTTTGGCCGAAGAAGACGACCTGATGATCATCCGGCTCTGCCAAGGGTGCGCCCAGCGGGTTATCGACAGCCGTGGGGAAGATGCTTGGAAGAACGCACCGCCGAGGTTCGAGATTCTTTGA